A portion of the Wenzhouxiangella sp. XN24 genome contains these proteins:
- a CDS encoding RNA-binding S4 domain-containing protein produces MEQQDMRLDRWLWAARFFKTRGLAQEAIAGGHVHLNGQRVKPAKAVRPGDRLEISRGEERFEVHVTALAARRGPAATARALYEESESSIAAREAARQHRRDLAGSRPPAARPDKRDRRRIISFTKSPGG; encoded by the coding sequence ATGGAGCAACAGGATATGCGGCTGGATCGCTGGTTGTGGGCGGCGCGGTTTTTCAAGACCCGCGGCCTCGCCCAGGAGGCGATCGCAGGAGGGCACGTCCACCTGAACGGCCAGCGCGTCAAACCGGCGAAGGCGGTGCGTCCCGGAGATCGCCTCGAGATCTCGCGTGGCGAGGAACGTTTCGAGGTGCATGTGACTGCGCTGGCCGCCCGGCGTGGTCCGGCCGCCACCGCGCGGGCGCTTTACGAGGAAAGCGAATCCAGTATCGCGGCGCGGGAGGCCGCCCGGCAGCACCGGCGGGATCTCGCCGGCAGTCGCCCGCCCGCTGCCCGGCCGGACAAGCGCGACCGGCGCCGGATCATCAGCTTCACGAAGTCCCCCGGCGGCTGA
- the kbl gene encoding glycine C-acetyltransferase: MNQDLLDRLSAELAALKSEGLYKSERVIDSPQEAAISMLGGREVINLCANNYLGLANHPELIAAAHEALDRYGYGMASVRFICGTQTPHKELERRISAFLGMEDTILYPSGFDANGGLFETLLGEEDAVISDQLNHASIIDGIRLCRARRYRYRHNDMADLEAKLREAADARVRLIATDGVFSMDGTIADLARICELADRHDALVMIDDCHATGFLGPTGRGTHERHGVLGRIDIITGTLGKALGGASGGFTAARGPIVEWLRQRSRPYLFSNTVAPVIAATSIRVLDMLEAGTELRRKLWDNAHFFRERMSALGFELKPGAHPIIPVMLGEAKLALAMADRLLEEGVYVIGFAYPVVPHGQARIRTQMSAGHTRLDLERAVTAFEKVGRELGVIR, translated from the coding sequence ATGAACCAGGATCTACTCGACCGCCTTTCCGCGGAACTTGCGGCACTCAAGAGCGAGGGCCTCTACAAGTCCGAACGCGTCATCGATTCGCCACAGGAAGCGGCCATCAGCATGCTGGGCGGGCGCGAGGTCATCAATCTCTGCGCGAACAACTACCTCGGGCTGGCCAACCACCCGGAGCTGATCGCCGCGGCGCACGAGGCGCTCGATCGCTACGGCTACGGCATGGCCTCGGTGCGTTTCATCTGCGGCACCCAGACACCGCACAAGGAACTCGAGCGCCGTATCAGCGCCTTCCTCGGCATGGAGGACACCATCCTCTACCCGTCCGGCTTCGATGCCAACGGGGGGCTGTTCGAGACCCTCCTCGGCGAGGAAGACGCCGTCATCAGCGACCAGCTGAACCATGCGTCGATCATCGACGGTATCCGCCTGTGTCGCGCACGACGCTATCGTTACCGGCACAACGACATGGCCGACCTGGAGGCGAAACTCCGCGAGGCGGCCGATGCGCGCGTGCGCCTGATCGCTACCGACGGCGTGTTCTCGATGGACGGCACCATCGCCGACCTCGCGAGGATCTGCGAGCTCGCCGATCGTCATGACGCTCTCGTGATGATCGACGATTGCCATGCCACCGGTTTCCTCGGCCCGACCGGACGCGGCACGCACGAGCGCCATGGCGTGCTGGGCCGCATCGACATCATCACCGGCACCCTGGGCAAGGCGCTCGGCGGCGCTTCCGGCGGGTTTACCGCGGCGCGCGGCCCCATCGTGGAATGGTTGCGGCAACGCTCGCGTCCCTACCTTTTCTCCAACACGGTCGCGCCGGTGATCGCGGCGACGTCGATCCGGGTGCTCGACATGCTCGAGGCCGGCACCGAATTGCGACGCAAGCTGTGGGACAACGCACATTTCTTTCGCGAACGGATGAGCGCGCTGGGCTTCGAATTGAAACCGGGCGCCCACCCGATCATCCCCGTGATGCTGGGAGAAGCGAAACTGGCACTGGCGATGGCGGACCGCCTGCTCGAGGAAGGCGTCTACGTGATCGGCTTCGCCTACCCGGTGGTACCCCACGGGCAGGCCCGCATCCGCACGCAGATGTCCGCGGGCCACACCCGGCTGGACCTCGAACGCGCCGTCACGGCCTTCGAAAAGGTCGGCCGCGAACTCGGCGTCATCCGCTAG
- the tdh gene encoding L-threonine 3-dehydrogenase — MRALVKARAEPGIWMQDIGRPVPGPNDVLIRIRKTAICGTDMHIFNWDDWAANTIPVPMAVGHEFVGRVEAVGSEVQGIVPGDRVSGEGHLTCGHCRNCRAGRRHLCRNTVGVGVNRQGCFAEYLCIPASNVFKLPDAISDDVASILDPLGNAVHTALSFDLVGEDVLITGAGPIGIMATAIARHVGARHVVITDVNDYRLDLARRMGATRAINVTRDKLDDVMQELDMQEGFDVGLEMSGNPQAFRDMLRTMHHGGGVALLGIPPGEMAIDWNQVIFKGLTIKGIYGREMFETWYKMASMLQSGLDVSPIITHRFDATDYLEGFQVMGSGQSGKVILDWS; from the coding sequence ATGCGCGCGCTCGTCAAGGCCAGGGCGGAGCCCGGGATCTGGATGCAGGACATCGGCCGCCCGGTGCCGGGCCCCAACGACGTCCTGATCCGGATCCGCAAGACCGCCATCTGCGGCACGGACATGCACATCTTCAACTGGGACGACTGGGCTGCGAACACCATCCCGGTGCCCATGGCGGTCGGCCACGAGTTCGTGGGGCGCGTGGAAGCCGTCGGCAGCGAGGTCCAGGGCATCGTACCGGGCGACCGCGTCTCGGGAGAAGGCCACCTGACTTGCGGGCATTGCCGCAACTGCCGCGCCGGGCGCCGCCACCTGTGCCGCAACACCGTCGGCGTGGGCGTCAACCGGCAGGGCTGCTTCGCGGAGTACCTGTGCATCCCGGCGAGCAACGTCTTCAAGCTGCCCGATGCCATCAGCGACGACGTCGCCTCGATCCTCGACCCGCTGGGGAACGCGGTCCACACGGCGCTGTCCTTCGACCTCGTCGGCGAGGACGTGCTGATCACCGGCGCCGGCCCGATCGGCATCATGGCGACAGCGATCGCCCGCCACGTGGGCGCGCGCCACGTGGTGATCACCGACGTGAACGATTACCGCCTCGACCTGGCCCGCCGGATGGGCGCGACGCGCGCCATCAACGTGACGCGGGACAAGCTAGACGACGTCATGCAGGAACTGGACATGCAGGAAGGCTTCGATGTCGGCCTGGAGATGTCGGGGAATCCGCAGGCGTTTCGCGACATGCTGCGCACCATGCACCACGGCGGCGGCGTGGCGCTGCTCGGCATCCCGCCGGGCGAGATGGCGATCGACTGGAACCAGGTGATCTTCAAGGGCTTGACCATCAAGGGGATCTACGGCCGCGAGATGTTCGAGACCTGGTACAAGATGGCGAGCATGCTGCAGAGCGGTCTCGACGTGAGCCCGATCATCACGCATCGCTTCGACGCCACCGATTACCTCGAGGGTTTCCAAGTGATGGGCTCGGGACAATCCGGCAAGGTCATCCTGGACTGGAGCTGA
- the sppA gene encoding signal peptide peptidase SppA yields the protein MLRGVGRVFGYAWRVLDGVRRVVHLVLMLLVLLVLVLIFAQRPGPLPDAFVLVLNPQGVLVEQYTGEPLERALEAAQGLEAGQVLVSELVQVIEDAAGDARVTAIHFELDGFQGGSLDKLERVAATLDRFRETGKPVVASGAYIGQPQLYLGAHADELYLDPAGAMFFQGYGFYRNYFREALDKLSIDWHVFSAGEAKSYGEPYVRNSMSAAARENMQPIADGMWAAWRAAVADARGLEPELLDDFANNILSRLRAAGGDLAQAALEAGLADGMRTIADLEQRLAETGGRDEDGDYVGVGADEYQAALQLTANVQGVEDDTPAVGLIVAQGDILPGYQPPGSIGDDSLRELLRAAADDEDIQAVVLRVDSGGGSALASEAILREIEMLRVAGKPVVVSMGGVAASGGYMISIAADEIWAHPTTVTGSIGVVAMLPNFGRLMDNVGVSVDGVGTHRYTGELRLDRPLADETKEAFEVMVEGVYVRFKGLVAEHRGLRGEQVQRYAEGRVWLGEVAQEAGLVDRLGTLDDALASAADMAGLGEDFRVETIEATPDFAERLMADFLSSAIRAGWVSWPSSWLERLPSSVRSVVADIERLGELSDPRNLYYHCFCDSF from the coding sequence TTGTTGCGCGGCGTAGGTCGGGTTTTCGGCTACGCCTGGCGCGTGCTCGACGGGGTGCGCCGCGTGGTGCACCTCGTCCTGATGCTGCTGGTGCTGCTGGTGCTGGTGCTGATCTTCGCCCAGCGGCCGGGGCCGCTCCCGGATGCCTTCGTACTGGTACTCAACCCGCAAGGCGTCCTGGTGGAGCAGTACACGGGTGAGCCGCTGGAGCGGGCATTGGAAGCGGCGCAGGGTCTCGAGGCGGGCCAGGTCCTGGTCAGCGAACTGGTCCAGGTGATCGAGGATGCGGCCGGCGATGCGCGGGTCACGGCCATCCACTTCGAGCTGGACGGTTTCCAGGGTGGCAGTCTCGACAAGCTCGAACGGGTCGCTGCCACGCTCGACCGGTTCCGCGAGACCGGCAAGCCGGTGGTCGCGTCGGGGGCTTACATCGGCCAGCCCCAGCTTTATCTCGGCGCCCACGCCGACGAACTCTACCTCGATCCCGCCGGGGCCATGTTTTTCCAGGGCTACGGCTTCTACCGCAACTATTTCCGCGAGGCCCTCGACAAGCTGTCGATCGACTGGCACGTCTTCTCGGCCGGCGAGGCCAAGAGCTACGGCGAACCCTATGTGCGCAACAGCATGTCGGCGGCGGCCCGGGAAAACATGCAACCCATCGCCGACGGGATGTGGGCGGCGTGGCGGGCTGCGGTGGCGGACGCGCGGGGCCTCGAGCCCGAGCTGCTCGATGACTTCGCGAACAATATCCTGTCGCGGCTGCGGGCCGCCGGCGGCGACCTTGCGCAGGCGGCCCTGGAGGCCGGGCTCGCGGACGGCATGCGCACCATCGCCGATCTCGAGCAGCGGCTGGCGGAAACGGGCGGCCGGGACGAGGATGGCGACTACGTGGGTGTCGGCGCGGACGAATACCAGGCGGCGCTGCAACTCACGGCGAACGTGCAGGGGGTTGAGGACGACACGCCGGCAGTCGGGCTGATCGTGGCGCAGGGCGACATCCTGCCGGGCTATCAGCCGCCGGGCAGCATCGGCGACGACAGCCTGAGAGAACTGCTGCGCGCGGCCGCCGACGACGAGGACATCCAGGCCGTGGTGCTGCGCGTGGACAGCGGCGGCGGCAGTGCACTCGCTTCGGAGGCGATCCTGCGCGAAATCGAGATGCTGCGGGTGGCCGGCAAGCCGGTGGTGGTGTCGATGGGTGGCGTGGCGGCCTCGGGCGGCTACATGATTTCCATCGCCGCCGACGAGATCTGGGCCCACCCGACCACGGTGACAGGCTCCATCGGCGTCGTGGCGATGCTGCCCAATTTCGGCCGCCTCATGGACAACGTGGGGGTCAGTGTCGACGGGGTCGGCACCCACCGGTACACCGGCGAACTCCGCCTCGACCGGCCGCTGGCCGACGAGACGAAAGAAGCTTTCGAAGTGATGGTCGAAGGGGTTTATGTTCGCTTCAAGGGCCTGGTGGCGGAACACCGGGGGCTGCGCGGCGAGCAGGTCCAGCGCTATGCAGAGGGCCGTGTCTGGCTCGGCGAGGTGGCGCAGGAAGCAGGGCTGGTGGATCGCCTGGGCACGCTCGATGATGCCCTGGCATCCGCCGCCGACATGGCGGGCCTCGGCGAGGATTTCCGCGTCGAGACCATCGAAGCGACGCCGGATTTCGCCGAGCGCCTGATGGCCGACTTTCTCTCCAGCGCGATCCGGGCCGGCTGGGTCAGCTGGCCCTCGTCCTGGCTCGAGCGGTTACCGTCGTCGGTCCGCAGCGTGGTTGCGGATATCGAACGGCTGGGCGAACTCAGCGATCCGCGGAACCTCTATTACCACTGTTTCTGCGACAGCTTCTGA
- the rplS gene encoding 50S ribosomal protein L19, which produces MSNIIEELDKEQMQREFPDFSPGDTIVVQVKVKEGNRERLQAFEGVVIARRNRGLNSAFTVRKMSHGEGVERVFQTYSPAIAGIQVKRRGDVRRAKLYYLRDRTGKAARIKEKV; this is translated from the coding sequence ATGAGCAACATTATCGAAGAACTGGACAAAGAGCAGATGCAGCGGGAATTCCCCGACTTTTCGCCGGGCGACACCATCGTCGTGCAGGTGAAAGTCAAGGAAGGCAACCGCGAGCGCCTGCAGGCTTTCGAGGGCGTGGTCATCGCGCGCCGCAACCGGGGCCTCAACTCCGCGTTCACCGTGCGCAAGATGTCGCATGGCGAGGGCGTGGAGCGTGTGTTCCAGACCTACAGCCCGGCCATCGCAGGCATCCAGGTGAAGCGTCGGGGCGACGTGCGCCGCGCCAAGCTGTATTACCTGCGCGATCGCACCGGCAAGGCCGCCCGCATCAAGGAAAAGGTCTGA
- the trmD gene encoding tRNA (guanosine(37)-N1)-methyltransferase TrmD — translation MHFGVVTLFPELVEQIGRFGVVGRAVERGLLRLDTTDPRAFATDVHRTVDDRPYGGGPGMVMKVAPLRSAIRAARETLPAGSRTVFLSPHGRVFDQAVAAEYRDLPGLLLVAGRYEGMDERVFRMEADEALTVGDYVLSGGELPAMLVIDAVARLVPGVLGDADSAVQDSFSNGLLDCPHYTRPEVIDGLQVPPVLLSGDHEAIRRWRLKAALGRTWTVRPGLLADRELSAEERELLEEYIAERATGGAD, via the coding sequence ATGCACTTCGGCGTGGTGACGCTGTTTCCGGAACTGGTCGAGCAGATCGGTCGTTTCGGGGTGGTTGGACGGGCGGTGGAGCGCGGCTTGCTGCGGCTCGATACCACCGACCCGCGGGCTTTCGCGACGGACGTGCACCGCACGGTGGACGATCGGCCCTACGGCGGCGGGCCCGGGATGGTGATGAAGGTCGCGCCGCTGCGCAGCGCGATACGGGCGGCCCGGGAGACATTGCCCGCAGGCAGCAGGACAGTGTTCCTGTCACCGCACGGCAGGGTGTTCGACCAGGCGGTGGCGGCGGAGTACCGGGACCTGCCGGGACTGCTGCTCGTGGCGGGACGCTACGAGGGGATGGACGAACGAGTGTTCCGCATGGAGGCGGACGAGGCGCTGACGGTCGGTGACTACGTGTTGAGCGGGGGCGAGCTCCCGGCGATGCTGGTGATCGACGCGGTGGCGCGGCTGGTGCCGGGGGTGCTCGGGGACGCGGATTCTGCGGTGCAGGATTCTTTCAGCAACGGCTTGCTGGATTGTCCCCACTACACCCGGCCGGAGGTGATCGACGGGCTGCAGGTGCCGCCCGTGCTGCTGTCGGGTGACCACGAGGCCATCCGGCGCTGGCGGTTGAAGGCGGCGCTCGGCAGGACCTGGACGGTGCGGCCGGGATTGCTGGCCGACCGGGAGCTCTCCGCCGAGGAGCGGGAGCTGTTGGAGGAATACATCGCCGAGCGGGCAACCGGCGGCGCGGATTGA
- the rimM gene encoding ribosome maturation factor RimM (Essential for efficient processing of 16S rRNA), which yields MTDERRVVLGRVGGLYGVRGWVKLWSFTDPLENLLDYAELELNRDGRWEKVRMAEGRRQNEALVARFEGCSDRDQAARFVGAELAVERDRLPAPAEGEYYWADLVGLRVITTEGVELGVVENMMATGANDVMVVKGERERLLPFLPGRYVNEVDLAGGRIVVDWDPDF from the coding sequence ATGACCGATGAGCGGCGGGTGGTCCTCGGCAGGGTCGGCGGACTTTACGGTGTGCGCGGCTGGGTCAAGCTCTGGTCTTTCACGGACCCGCTGGAGAACCTGCTGGACTACGCGGAACTCGAACTGAACCGCGATGGTCGTTGGGAAAAGGTCCGCATGGCGGAAGGCCGGCGCCAGAATGAAGCGCTGGTCGCCCGCTTCGAGGGCTGCTCGGACCGGGACCAGGCAGCGCGCTTCGTGGGCGCGGAACTTGCGGTCGAGCGTGACCGTTTGCCGGCCCCGGCGGAGGGCGAGTATTACTGGGCCGACCTGGTCGGCCTCAGGGTGATCACCACCGAAGGCGTGGAGCTCGGGGTGGTGGAGAACATGATGGCCACCGGCGCGAACGACGTGATGGTGGTCAAGGGGGAGCGGGAGCGCTTGCTGCCGTTCCTGCCGGGGCGGTACGTGAACGAGGTGGACCTGGCCGGCGGACGGATCGTCGTCGACTGGGACCCGGATTTCTGA
- the rpsP gene encoding 30S ribosomal protein S16: MVTIRLTRGGAKKRPFYHVVVTDSRNRRDGRYIERLGFFNPIATGQEEPLKLDLERVNYWIGHGAQPSERVASLIKQFQKKAA; this comes from the coding sequence ATGGTGACGATTCGTCTGACCCGGGGCGGCGCTAAGAAGCGGCCGTTCTACCACGTGGTGGTGACCGACAGCCGCAACCGGCGCGACGGGCGCTATATCGAGCGGCTCGGGTTCTTCAACCCGATCGCGACCGGCCAGGAAGAGCCGCTGAAGCTCGACCTGGAGCGGGTGAACTACTGGATCGGGCATGGTGCGCAGCCCTCCGAGCGCGTGGCGAGCCTGATCAAGCAGTTCCAGAAGAAGGCCGCCTGA
- the ffh gene encoding signal recognition particle protein: MFENLTDRLSRAGNALKGRGRITEDNIRDTLRQVRMALLEADVALPVVKDFIERTRSRALGAEVAKSLTPGQAFIKIIHDELVHTMGSANETLDLRAQPPAIVMLAGLQGVGKTTTAAKLARRLAEREKRKVMLVSADVYRPAAILQLERLATEVGAEFFPSDAGEDPVEIAERAVAAARRSMCDVLIVDTAGRLHVDDAMMSEARRIHDAVNPVETLFVVDSMAGQDAVNAARAFGEALELTGVILTKVDGDARGGVALSVRQVTGKPIKFVGAGEKTTALEPFHPERLASRILGMGDVVSLVEEVEQKVDRDQADRLARKLAKGQGFTLQDLRDQIRQMQEMGGLAGLLDKLPGNAMPGKLDSGMGEREMRKQAAVIDSMTPRERRHPAIVDGSRKRRIAGGAGVQVQEVNRVLKQHAQMQKMMKKFSKGGMAKMMRAMKGRLPPGFG; encoded by the coding sequence ATGTTCGAGAACCTGACTGACCGATTGTCCCGCGCCGGCAATGCGCTCAAGGGGCGTGGGCGGATCACCGAGGACAATATCCGCGACACGTTAAGGCAGGTCCGCATGGCCCTGCTGGAAGCCGACGTCGCCCTCCCGGTGGTCAAGGACTTCATCGAGCGCACCCGCAGCCGCGCGCTCGGCGCGGAGGTGGCGAAGAGCCTCACGCCGGGCCAGGCCTTCATCAAGATCATCCACGACGAGCTCGTCCACACCATGGGCTCGGCGAACGAGACGCTCGATCTCAGGGCGCAACCGCCCGCGATCGTGATGCTGGCGGGATTGCAGGGCGTCGGCAAGACGACCACGGCGGCGAAGCTCGCGCGGCGGCTGGCGGAACGGGAAAAACGCAAGGTGATGCTGGTCAGCGCCGACGTCTATCGCCCGGCCGCGATTCTCCAGCTGGAGCGCCTAGCGACCGAGGTCGGCGCGGAGTTCTTCCCCAGCGATGCCGGCGAGGATCCGGTGGAGATCGCCGAGCGCGCGGTGGCGGCCGCCCGCCGCTCGATGTGCGACGTGCTGATCGTCGATACTGCCGGCCGCCTGCATGTCGACGACGCGATGATGAGCGAGGCGCGGCGCATCCACGACGCCGTGAACCCCGTCGAGACGCTGTTCGTCGTAGACAGCATGGCCGGCCAGGACGCGGTCAACGCGGCGCGCGCCTTCGGTGAAGCGCTCGAGCTGACCGGCGTTATCCTGACCAAGGTCGACGGCGACGCCCGCGGCGGTGTGGCCTTGTCCGTCCGCCAGGTCACCGGCAAGCCGATCAAGTTCGTCGGCGCCGGCGAGAAGACCACCGCGCTCGAACCCTTCCATCCCGAGCGGCTCGCTTCCCGCATTCTCGGCATGGGCGACGTGGTGTCGCTGGTCGAGGAAGTCGAACAGAAGGTGGATCGCGACCAGGCCGATCGGCTCGCCCGAAAGCTGGCCAAGGGCCAGGGCTTCACGCTCCAGGACCTGCGCGACCAGATCCGCCAGATGCAGGAGATGGGGGGGCTGGCCGGATTGCTGGACAAGCTGCCAGGCAATGCTATGCCGGGCAAGCTGGATTCCGGGATGGGCGAGCGCGAGATGCGCAAGCAGGCCGCCGTCATCGACTCGATGACGCCAAGGGAACGGCGCCATCCGGCGATCGTCGATGGCTCCCGCAAGCGCCGCATCGCCGGCGGAGCCGGGGTCCAGGTCCAGGAGGTCAACCGGGTCCTGAAGCAGCATGCCCAGATGCAAAAAATGATGAAGAAGTTCAGCAAGGGCGGGATGGCCAAGATGATGCGGGCCATGAAAGGTCGCCTGCCGCCCGGCTTCGGTTGA
- the ccsA gene encoding cytochrome c biogenesis protein CcsA: MQPGPGSEFVLMLPIVVFLLYMASGMLLLRKQLVDAPAGTMTQGVGPALLLGAAGLGLHTLSLATLVMARGGPGLSLGGVLSLVAWLLALFALLVAIKPRFVGLAAVLLPTAGIAALGALIPQPVTPRDVAPDWGIHAHVSMSILAYSLLSLGAGLAILFLYRERTLRRRQLSAWTRILPPLESLETALFTALAAGFSLLTLALFSGLMFLEDIFAQHLLHKTVLSLVAWAVFAVLLFGRLRLGWRGRQAVHWVLAGYGLLALSYFGSRFVLEFLLGRQWG; the protein is encoded by the coding sequence ATGCAGCCTGGACCTGGCTCCGAGTTCGTGCTGATGCTGCCGATCGTCGTCTTTCTTCTCTACATGGCGTCCGGGATGCTGCTGTTGCGCAAGCAACTGGTGGATGCGCCGGCCGGGACAATGACCCAGGGCGTCGGCCCGGCACTCCTCCTCGGGGCCGCGGGCCTCGGCCTGCATACGCTCTCGCTGGCGACCCTCGTGATGGCCAGGGGGGGACCCGGGCTCTCCCTGGGCGGGGTGCTGTCGCTGGTGGCCTGGCTGCTGGCGCTGTTCGCGCTGCTGGTCGCCATCAAGCCGCGCTTCGTCGGGCTCGCCGCCGTCCTGCTGCCGACCGCCGGGATCGCCGCGCTGGGCGCGCTCATCCCGCAGCCGGTGACGCCACGCGACGTGGCCCCCGACTGGGGCATTCATGCCCATGTGTCCATGTCGATCCTGGCCTACAGCCTGCTGAGCCTCGGGGCCGGGCTCGCCATCCTGTTCCTCTATCGCGAGCGGACGCTGCGCCGCCGCCAGCTGTCCGCGTGGACGCGCATCCTGCCACCGCTGGAGTCCCTCGAGACCGCCCTGTTCACCGCACTCGCTGCCGGGTTCTCGCTGCTTACCCTCGCGCTGTTCAGCGGGCTCATGTTTCTCGAGGACATCTTCGCCCAGCACCTGTTGCACAAGACGGTGCTCTCGCTGGTCGCCTGGGCCGTGTTCGCCGTCCTGCTGTTCGGCCGCCTGCGCCTCGGCTGGCGGGGGCGCCAGGCCGTGCACTGGGTCCTGGCCGGCTACGGCCTGCTCGCGCTCAGCTATTTCGGCAGCCGATTCGTCCTGGAGTTTCTGCTCGGCCGCCAGTGGGGCTGA
- a CDS encoding HlyC/CorC family transporter gives MSDVPLSTLFMLLGLLLVLSAFFSSTETALMSINRYRLRNRARQGQRSARLAEALLQRPDRLIGLILLGNNFVNIFASSLVTVIALRLGGEGAIAIGAGILTLVILIFSEVAPKTLAALYPERLALPAALVYYPLLKITYPIVWLVNLMANAVLRVLGVRADQVQGHALSHEELRTVVNEAGAMIPKKHQRMLIGVLELQDVTVDDIMVPRNEIDGIDLEDDWDDVVEQLTESQHTRLPVYRGDVDGIVGILHLRTVMNELAHAELTREHLVAKALEPYFVPEGTPLHTQLLNFQRAKRRLALVVDEYGDIQGLVTLDDILEEIVGEFTTDPADIYRDVQTEADGSFMVNGAANVRELNRMMGWRLPTDGPKTLNGLIVERLETIPEAGAVLQLAGYRLQIVQTADNAVRTVRLHPPGRPLPGES, from the coding sequence TTGAGTGACGTCCCCTTGAGCACGCTCTTCATGCTGCTTGGGCTGCTGCTGGTGCTCTCCGCGTTCTTCTCCAGCACGGAGACGGCGCTGATGAGCATCAACCGTTACCGGCTGCGCAACCGGGCCCGCCAGGGACAACGCTCGGCCCGGCTGGCGGAAGCGCTGTTGCAGCGACCGGACCGCCTGATCGGGCTGATCCTGCTGGGCAACAACTTCGTCAACATCTTCGCCTCCTCCCTGGTGACCGTCATCGCGCTGCGGCTCGGCGGCGAAGGTGCCATCGCCATCGGGGCGGGGATCCTGACGCTCGTCATCCTGATCTTTTCCGAAGTCGCGCCGAAGACCCTCGCCGCCCTCTACCCGGAGCGCCTCGCCCTGCCGGCGGCTCTGGTCTATTACCCGCTGCTCAAAATAACCTACCCCATCGTCTGGCTGGTGAACCTGATGGCCAACGCGGTGTTGCGCGTGCTCGGGGTGCGGGCCGACCAGGTGCAGGGGCACGCCTTGTCACACGAGGAGCTGCGCACGGTGGTGAACGAGGCCGGCGCGATGATTCCCAAGAAGCACCAGCGGATGCTGATCGGGGTGCTGGAGCTGCAGGATGTCACCGTGGACGACATCATGGTGCCGCGAAACGAAATCGACGGCATCGACCTCGAGGACGACTGGGACGATGTCGTCGAGCAACTGACGGAAAGCCAGCACACCCGGCTGCCGGTCTACCGCGGCGACGTGGACGGCATCGTGGGTATCCTGCACCTGCGCACCGTGATGAACGAACTGGCTCACGCGGAGCTCACGCGGGAACACCTCGTGGCGAAAGCGCTGGAACCGTATTTCGTGCCGGAGGGTACGCCGCTGCATACCCAGCTGCTGAACTTCCAGCGCGCCAAGCGCCGCCTCGCGCTGGTGGTGGACGAGTACGGCGACATCCAGGGGCTGGTCACGCTGGACGACATCCTCGAGGAAATCGTCGGCGAGTTCACCACGGATCCCGCAGACATCTACCGGGACGTACAGACCGAGGCCGACGGCAGCTTCATGGTGAACGGCGCAGCGAATGTCCGGGAACTCAACCGCATGATGGGCTGGCGGCTGCCGACAGACGGGCCGAAAACGCTGAACGGGCTGATCGTCGAGCGTCTCGAGACGATCCCTGAAGCGGGAGCGGTGCTGCAGCTGGCGGGTTACCGGCTGCAGATCGTGCAGACTGCGGACAACGCGGTGCGCACCGTGCGCCTCCACCCGCCGGGCCGCCCGCTCCCCGGCGAAAGCTAG